ccggatcataaacgtgtccggctcagtctctatccttcctatcttacaatgcaagttacatgagaaagtcggtttacatctacaggccttaactcgcctttgggccttgggccttcgtaaagcgccaccatccttacgTCTTCATAAGCTTCTGATCTTCTTGGAGTTAATCCGGCTACTCGTGGCCGGATTACGTCCAGTAGTAGTATCCCCAACATCCGCCGAACTTGCCGGCGCCGGATCCGTCCACCGAGCCCGCCTCGCCGCGACGCCCGCAGCGCTCAAGGCGACGAGGCAGAGCGCAGGTAGCAGTCGAAGCCGACCACGGCGCCGACTACGCCGTCACGCCACGCGACGAGGCCCCAGCAGCATGTGTCCCCCACCCGCACCGACTGTCGGGGGCACCAGGACCACTCGCAGGCCTCCGCCACCCGCGCTGAGTACTGGACGCACAACATGCACTCCTCCGCCGTGCAGTCCGGCGCGCACTCCTCCGCCGATGTGCTGGTTCCCGCCGTAGTAGCGAGCCCCCAGGTGGCCCTCGGAGTACTTGTTGGTGAGGTGGTTGCCGAGCGCGTCCAGCACGGCGCGGCAGATGAAGTTCTATGAGGTGATGAGCTCGATGCCACGCACCTGGCGCTCCCTCTCGCGCTCCATGAGGGCGTGCATGTCTGGGTCGGCCTCCGCGAGCGGTTGCTTCCCCCACGCGCGGACCGCACCGCGGCGCGCCTCCAGATCCACGCCTGGCGCTTTGTGGGGCGCAGGGCCACCGCGGACGAGGACGAGCATGAGGAGGCCTTGTTCTTGTTCCGCTTTCAGCAGAGGAAGAAGATGCCCTTCAGGGGCACGCGCCCGAAGCTGTCGCCCTCCATGCCTGCCGCCCACCGGTCCTTGTCAACCGTGTCGTAGCTGCACTAGTTCCCGGGGTCCTCGTCGCCACGGTGGTAGCGGCtcctggcggcggtggcggagaaaGGGGTGTTGTTGCAGCTGAACTCGACCTCGCGGCGGTCGCGCGAGGGCTCGTGCACCGCGAGGGCCGGGTCGAGTGCATGGCACGAGAAGGACGACGACCCCGCCGAAGAAAGGCCGCCGAGGGCCTTGCCGGCTTTCTTGCAGCGGCGGAGGAGGCCGAGGTCCATGGCCAGCTTGCACCGGACGGTAGCAGGCCACGCGGCAGCATGCAGAGCACGGCGCGCACCACGCGCCACAGCCGCCTCGCTCTTTTGCTGGGCGGTCGCCGTCAGCACGACATCCATGCGAGCCATTTTCAGGCGCGGCAAGATCCTCAACAATGGCCAGCtgaagctcgtccacgaccgcgGCGAGCCGGGCGCGTCCACGGTCGCCAGGAGCTGGTGGTGGGCACGATGGGCAGTGGAAGCTCCGGTGCGCTCAAAGTGTTTCACGAAATGTGAAGCCCAACCTGATGACTGTTAAGTTTTGTTGTTAACGTCGGTAATCAAATGCATGTATGCAACCAAACACCGTGTGAAAATTGCATCTCGATGACAAGACCCCTAAtgcaggcaaccaatcaagtgATCACCCACGTTTTTGGCCCTGTTTTTGCTTATCCTGGCCCTGCTCAGCCTGGCTCGTTTTTCCTCTCTGAGCCAGGCCCGGCAGCGgaagcaaccaaacacgccctcaACCGCCCGAAGCAGATGAAGAAAAATCAACCAAGAACCATTTCGGCATTTTCTGGGATATTTGTCACTCGCCGTCCCGTTCACTCCTTCATGCGCGCGCTTCCCCACGCCGTCTCTTCACCCACTCTGCCTAGCCTAGCCTCTCATCATGCTAGCTAGCTTTGTGCTGGCCGATGTGCCCAGCCCAGTGATTCAAGGACGTGACAGTGTCCCGTGACTAAGAGCCCTGCACCACATACATCATGCATGGTATATGCTCAACATCAAGTAGTACTATAGTACAACCCAAAACTCGCACAGATTAGAAACAAAGCTTTGGTTAACGGAGGACATGGTTATCTAACACAGTAACTATTGACTCGGGATAAcaatttgttgaaaaacataccttGATAACTTATGTATAATACTAAATAGCATGATAACATACGCACAACAAAACTGATAACTTACTCAGTCTAGACGTGATAACTTTTTGACTCAAGAAAAAATGGTGTTGACAAACATCCCTTATAGTTgatgtgtaaatagcatggtaatatacactCAACATAGCTGATAACTCATATAAAAACACCGCGATAATTTTTTGCCCTGAAAGAAAAAAGTTGATGAAAAACATACCCCAGTAACTtatgtgtaaataacatggtaatatacacaCAACAGAGCTGATAACTCACTACAAACCCCACGGTAACTTTTGACCCGGTataaaagtttgttgaaaacatacccTCATAACTtgtgtgtaaataacatggtaatatacatACAACAGAGCTGATAACTTACTTCATCCAGATGTGGTAACTTTTTGACCATGGTAACTTTTTGACCAGGGGAAATGTTCTTAAAAAATATCTCACAATAGCTCATGTGTAAACAACATGATAATACACACACATGAGAGCTGATAACTCATATACAAATATCGCGGTAATTTTTTGACCGAGGAAATGAAAATTGTTGGAAAACATACTCCGATAACTTTTGTGCAACGTGATAATATACACAACAAAGCTTATAACTCGCGGCAAACATCATAATCACTTTCTGACCCTGAGATAAAAGGGTGTTGAAAACATACCCTGAAAACTTTTGCGTAAATGACACAATAACTTATGTATGACATACATGATAACTTACGTAGCCCAGATGTGGTAACATTTGGTCCGAAAAAAAGTCATTAGAGCATATCAACATGAGATTTAGTTCTGAAGATCTGGTCGAGACGATTTTTTTTTGTGAAGACGTTTTTTCAATTGGGACGACGGTTTaagctacaaaacattttaaagTTTGAAAAAAGAAAGAATCTAGGATGACCTCAGCTTTTCGTCATTTAGTGCATATATGCATGTAATTAGAGAGAGAAGTGCACGTGAAAAAAAATTGTCATTCTAATACATGCATGTATATAATTAGAGTGAAGTAGGGATTATTCTTGCCTATTGCTAAAATCCGAACGTTTGGTACTTATAAAGGTCCAAAAAAACAGCTGAAGAAGTTGGCTGCGTTGTCGTCAGGGGTCCAAATTAGGCGCGAGAAGAGGGTACAATGGTGGAGCCGATGAATAGAGCTTCATAGCAGGAGCTCGCGGAGTAAGAGCAACTTCAACCGGCCGACCCAGACGGACGCGCGTTTTGTCCGCTTTTTGGATCGGCCGTGCGGATGTCAGTGTCTATTTTTTTGGATCGGCAGGTGCGCCCAACGGGGGTGGATGCATTTTGTGCATTTCGTCGAACATGTAGCAGTCAGGGGAGCTCGCGGCGAGAAGTGACGCCGATGCATGTTAACCGCCCAGAGAGAGGCGACACCAAGGAGGCCAGCTGGCTGGCATAACGAAGGCTGCCCTTGGAGGCTGCCTTGTGTCCCGCGGCGTGGTTGGTAGTCTGGAGCGGGGTGGGCGGgagggtggaagaagagagtgGAAAAGGAGAACAGAGATGGGATGGGATGGTGGGCATGGATGGCAGATGGTTCACATGGTGCATGCAACGGACAAAGGCGGACAAAGAGGACACAAAAAACTTTTGCTTTGTGTCTGTCTTGGATTCAAATCCATCCCAAATTTGCACTGGAATTGGGTCCGAGCGGATACGGAACGAACAGAAAATGCAAATGAGTTTGTGCATTGGGCAAAGATTTCTGTCCGCATGGATCCAAACGCACAGGGGCGAACGAAATGTGTTCGTGCGTTGGAGTTGCTCAAACTTTCGTTGGCCAATCCAATGCCAGGTAATTTGTCTGGAATTTGAGTGAGGTTGATGCACTGGGGGTGACGCCAGATGTCGACATAATTTCACCATGGCCATCGGCCCAGGCCACCGTAAATGTCACCGATCCAAGCGCGGTTGGCGAATAGTTTTTCTGAATCGACAGACATTTTTTCAATTTGTGGAataatttttgaaattcatgaatatttttgatTCTAATAAAAACATTATTTCAAATTTATGACATTTTTTGGAATCGATGAACTTCTTTTGAAATTTGGGAGCAATTGTGAAAATTCGTAAACAtattttgaatttatgaaaaaaagtcatgaacatattttgaattagtGAAAAACATTCAAATTCCGCACATGGGCTGGCCCAAAAACGGGTGCGTAGGGAGCTGGGGTGCTCGATTCCTCTTTATCTGGTGCACAGGTCACCAAGTACGTAGGAGGTCCATTTAAGTTAGGGTTTTTCATTCCTCGCATGGTGTCACTCAACGAACGGTGATGCTTCATCTTCTAGCTAGTCGGGAAAATTGTGGACCACCTTGCTCCTGAAGTAGCGGAGCGCATTACTATCGTGAGGATGCGCCTCCTCCTCCGTGGTGTTGAGGGTGCCGAGCCACACTCACGCACCCGTGCAAGGGCGCGCAGATCCCCGCCGCGTAGTGGCCCGAGGGCCGGTGTTGCACGCTGTCATACAACATGGAGGAGCTCGGACATATGCCAGTGTCGAAGAGGAGTTGGAGGAGAACCGATAGTGacacaagagagtagaaggggggGCATATGTTGGTGTCGGACATAGAGTCGGAGAGGCTAAAAAATGAGAAAGGGAGTTTGAGAGATTGAAATGCCTGAAAagatatttttaaaatgaaataaaagttCTAAGTCGTAACAAGGAGTTGTGAATTTTAAAAACTCGTAGAGAATCGAAAGTGATAGGATCCCTTAGACTTTGACTTTGAAAAGCGGAAACAAAACAAAACGAGCATCTTGTCTCCCAAGCAAGAGAGAAGATCATTCACGCATACTCTATCTTACGCACGAGCGCTATTTAAAGGGACAGCATTCACGCAGCCGGCCGGTCAAGTCAAACCAAAcgcccaactccaactccaacccaATCCTCACCCAAATCCAAACTCCCAAGTCCCAACAACCATGGCCGCAGCCGGCGACGACGACCTCCAGCTCCAGCACGCCGCCGTGCCGATCCCGTGCGTGACCCTGAACACGGGCCACGCCATGCCGGTGCTGGGCTTCGGCACCGGCTCCTCGCGCGCGCCCGCCGACCTGCCGGACACCATCGTTCACGCCGTCCGCCTCGGCTACCGCCACCTCGACACGGCCGCCATGTACGGCACCGAGCCGGCCGTGGGCGTTGCCGTTGCCGAGGCCGTCCGCTCAGGCGCCGGCGGGATCTCCTCGCGCGAGGACCTCTTCGTCACCTCCAAGCTCGGGATCCCCGACGCGCGCCCGGGCCGCGTCGTGCCGGCGCTGCGCGAGTCCCTGGGCCGCCTCGGCGTCGACTACCTGGACCTCTTCCTCGTCCACTGGCCCGTCGCCGGCGACAACCCCGCGGACAAGAGCACGCACACGGAGTTCGACATGGAGGGCGTGTGGCGCGGCATGGAGGAGTGCCACCGCCTGGGCCTGGCGCGCTCCGTCGGCGTCAGCAACTTCTCGGCCGCCAAGATGGAGCGGCTGCTGGCGCTCGCCGCGGTGGCGCCGGCCGTGAACCAGGTGGAGCTGAACGTGGGGTGGAGGCAGGAGAAGGTGCGGGAGGTGTGCGCGAGGCACGGCGTGGTCGTGGCCGCCTACTCGCCGCTGGGCGCGTACGGCGCCTCCTGGGGCTCGGACGCCGTCATGCACAGCGGCGTCATGCACCACGTCGCCGCCGCCAAAGCCAAGACCGTGGCCCAGGTAGtaatctcttttcttttcttttcttttttgctaaaTAAAATCACAGATAAATATAGAAATAAATTTCTCATATCATCACACTAATTAGTTTCTGAAATGAAATCAGCTTTTGCTGTCAGACTGTTCGAGTTGATCCTATATAGCACGCATCAGAaagatgtgcatgcatgcatgcatgcattagcatTAGGGATGTATGTCTAACTCACAAGTTCCATATGAGAATCAACATAACCACCAACAAATTAAAGACATGAAGCATGCATTTCATATGTCTCAACATAAATCAttcacaaccaaaacagaggattaTTATGAATCCAAGTCCAGCAAAAATTACTACCAATATACTccctccctccggtcctttttagtacttcgcatattagattttcgccaagtcaaagtttgtaaagtttgaccaaatttatattaaaaaaatatcaaTATGTACAATACCAAATGTATAGtgtatgaaactacatttcataatgaatctaaaaaTAATGATTTAGCATTATGAATGTTAATATATTTTTCtaaaagtttggtcaaaatagagatagtttgacttcaaacaaaacttatatgcagactaaaaatgaCCGGAAGGAGTACTAGTAATATTTGTAGTAAAAGAAGCTTTATATAGTACTACCAATGAAACTCAAATTCTTATGTATGTTTTCTTAGTTTGGAAttgtacaaagagagagagagagacagacagacagacagaaATAATCGTTATCAATGAAGACGTCTTGTCGATCATGATGACGATGATGTGTATGTGCGTACAGGTGGCGTTGAGGTGGGTGTACGAGCAGGGCGTGTGCTTTGTGGCCAGGAGCTTCAACAAGGAGAGGCTCAAGCACAACATGGACATCTTTGTTGATTGGGAGCTGAGCGATGAGGACAAAGCGATGATCGCCACGATACCGCAAAAAAGGGCGTGCCAGGGGGACTACTTTGTGTCGCCTGACGGACCTTACAAATCACTCGAGGAGCTGTGGGACGGCGAGATATGAATGAATGATCACTCCACTCCAATATGTCTACACCCTCTGTACCAAAATACTTGTAATTGGGCAAAAACTAGTACGAGTTTCCTCAACAACAAGTATTCTGGTACAAAGGAAGTAGTATCTATTTTGCGATTAGTGATCAAGCATTGCCTCGCTTGTCCACTTCTTAGGAGCTGGGGGATGTTGAGATATGATAATATATGTATCTATTTGTGATTACTATTCAAATATTGCAATACCATTTTAATGAACGGTCGTCGTCCTGTCAAAACAACTTTTTACGaacttcaaaaaaaaaaccttttacgtatgtactagtagtagtattaaacTTTTCATAGCCGGGCGGGTCTTGGTGATGTTTGTCTCTTCTTTCTGTTTTTTCACGCGTTAACATTATGTGTGATCCTTTTTTTTAGCCTTTTTTTTCAGAACAACCTCGTCGTGTTATATTAATGTGTTCTATTTTGTGTGCGTTAattaaaacagagagagagagacccttGAAATAAACAGCAACATTAAAAAAGATCCCATTTACGAACAAAACCCGTGGTGGACCAAACTGTATGTAATCTCGCTGCAATGCTAGACTAGAGATTGGCAATCGTGTCAAGCACATCAATCTCGTACGGtgaccttttttttatttttaacatatatgtatatgctaTTTGAGAGCAAtgcggactacatacgaaacaaaataagtgaatctacattctaaaatatgtctacatatatccgtacatagcagtggcggagctaggcaGGAATCTCAGAAAGTCAAAACATGAACAACTAAGAGGGCTATCTAATCCTCGAATAGTAAATTTTCTTCATTGTTTTGGCTAATCTCATACTTGCAGTAATCTCCGCCAGTGGTATGTAGTTCATATTAGATTCTCTAGAAACACTTATATTAGATACGTAGGGAGTATAAACTGTCGTGATGGAGTATTTTCTTCATGTATGGTCTGGTCATCAAGGTCGTGTGCTTTGTGTTTGTTGATCATTTGTACAGCATGTATCTGAGCTGACGTCCAAGTCCAACCACGGTGATGTACGTACATCTACCACGCTGCCTGCGGGTCAGCTCCAATCCCATACTCCTTTCTACAGCCACCTCTTGTTTTCTCGGTGCCTGTTGGTGAAAATCCGCACCTCTGGACAACTCTTTGCAAACACTACTATTTCAAAATGTTTGTGACCCATCAATCAATCGTTTTCGTTTTGGGCATCTCTCAATTTTTTCACCCATTTGGTTACAGCCAATTCAGGAAAAAAAAAGTTTCCTCATTTGCTTCCTTACTCTGCACTCGTTTTGGATGCGATCCGCATCAGCTGCTAATCCGGCAATTCTATACTATTCGCCAAACCACTACTTTCATCAATTACATAGAGAAATTTGAGGTAATGATCATTTCACGCCTTACTCCGATTCTATTCACCCATATTTCTTCCTTGCTCGTTTTGTGGACGGTTTGCGCCGGGACATTCGTACGGTGGTGCTGGTGCAACACAACAGCCATCGGACATGGACACAACATGCTCTCTCGTGTTGCTTCAAGAGGAGGTCGTTCACGGGGTGTTCGGCGGCACACATCAATCCTCGTCGTCACGCCCTCCAGCCGCACCAACATGAGGACTGCCGCTATCTCCACCTTTGCTTTGGCTCACGGCATCGGCCGTCACCGTTTTTGCCCATCCGAAAGCGCCGGCGAAAGTTGTTCACAAATAGGGCATCGGGGCAAAAGTACAGTCATCCATCAACGTCAAAATGCCCCCGTGTGTCCTGTTCTAGTTCAACACTCGATGACCCTTGGTCGAttccttgaaattgagaacatgctcttcTGCATGCTTCGTGTCTGCAAGGACTCCTGCATCATCATATCGCCTTTCATCCGCATACTATATCCTCCTCATCAGATGAGGAGTGTTTGTATCCAGTGCTTCAAAGAAGAAGGAAAAATTGTCAAAATTGTAGCACCAGCATTTCACCGAACACTTGCCATGCGTGATCACCCCCACGGATGGCATTCGCGAGGGTTGATGGCAGTGGCATACCCAGGAAAAAAATGAAGGGTGTGCACACTTTAAAAAAAATTCCTCACCTAATCCATGTGTCAGACAAAATATGGCAAAATAATAACATGAGTAGCTTAATGCAAATCTCACAACAATTTAGTTCACAAAATATATCTCAAATGTGCTCAATTACAATACGAGTAGTCTTATATGAAAAAAGAACAAGTAGAAAATTACATCACTAGGTAACTCTATGTTTTTGCACTGCCATGAAAGCATCAACTATGGCATCTTCGCTTACTTCCATGAACACATCTCGTTCAATAAATATCACCAAGCAATCATTCAAGCGATTATCACTCATAGTAGTCCTCAACTTATTTTTCACTAGATTCATTGCTGAAAACACTCTTTCAACACTCGCCGTTGCCACCGGTAAAATCAATATCAATTTGATGAGTAAGTAGACCAAATCATAAAGAACATGCTTCTTTGTTGCAACATGCTCCATCTTCAATATCAACTTCAATCTCTGCATAATGGACTAGAGgttgaggaaggactgcttcatcTTCAATATTTGACACTATATCTTCATATTCAGGCTACTCTTCGGCTGCAACCTTCCTTCTTTTAGCAGCCTCATAATTCTGAAAAAAGGACTTAATGTTACCATtcctcttcatcttcggttgtACAATTACAACAAAAAGAACAACACAAATAAGCATCATCAATGGTTATGTTTACAGTTTACTAGCTGAAAACTGGACAGGTTCAACGAGTTTTAAATGGTCTTTTTGAATGTTTAAGAACATCAACAAACAGTGCAGCAAACATTACTACATACTGGACAGTGCAGTTTGTTCGTTATATAGGCAGTGACGAGACATTTCTGCATTTCAGTATTGGGCAAAAAAGAACATGAGGCAGTACCAGTACAGTATCTCACCTGAATCGAATCAAGCAAAGGCCGAGCGGTGGAGGACCGGAGGAGAGGATACGAGGGGTCGAGGGCGTCGGCCGTCGGGACGGGAGGCGCGGGCGGAAAGAGCtcctccggggcggcggcggccctcTGGTCCGGGTCGACGGGTCGGCGGCTCGCGGGTCGCGGCGCTTGCTGCTTGCTAGCTGTTCTCGCCAAACGGAAGGAGCTCCGGTGGCCGGCGCTGCTTCGATTTCGAAGGGGAACAGCAACGGCCGAGTGGGTGAGGCGGTGAGCGCCGAGCGGCGGCGCGTCCTGGTTGGGCAGCGGCCGAGCGCGAGGGGATTAGGCCATTAGATCGTGCCGCTCTGCCtatctctctcgctcgctcgctctgtCCGGGTCGCTCACGTGATGGCAGTTGGGCCTGGCTGGCTGGCTTAGTTAAAATGGGCTAAAATATTATATGGTATAAATTTTTCTCACAAACTCTGGGTGTGCCACGGCACACCATGCACACACGCTAGGTCCGCCACTGGTTGATGGTACCCGTGCGGTAGACAGACGAGAGGTGTGAAATGGTGGAGTAGGCAAAGCGGGCAGGCGGTGGAGGAAGTGGATGCAAAGAAAGAGGGAACGGACGGAGATGGGGGGTGTGGTTCTGGGTGGACCTGTGGCGTCGAAGTCGTACGTTGCTTGATCCGGACTCCCGCGAAGCCCCCTACTTTGCTTCCGGTTTGTGAGACTTGATATAACCAGACGTGTCCGCGGGCAGATTCGGGGTGGCTTTGGATGGCAAATTAAAGTGTGTCCTAACCGCTTAATCCGACCTGTTGATTGCGGGCAATTTGGGGTCCACTTTGGATTGGAGATGCCCTGACCTGTTGGTAGGAATCCTTTGAAATTGtgtaaaaaaaaggagagaagaatACATAAAAAGACATTGATTGGTTTTTAAAGCAAATGGGCTTGGAATTGGTAGAAAACCAAGTTTGAGCAACTAGGCAGAGgttagggcttctttgattcaaaggaattttatagaatttctggaggattgaaatccttagaatttttttctatgttggtcctttgattcataggattggattccataggaatttttcctatggaatcttttgtactacatttcataggaaatttaacatccactccaacctttTTTTACAATTCTTTTGTTTTTCCCGTGGCATCAAACAATCATTGCTAATTCTATAGGATTCAAATGAGCATGCCACTCCAACCCTACACTTTTCCTGTTCCTGCGCTTTCAAAATCCTATGAATGAGGCCCTTAGTAGTACTCGTATCCCACTTTATCatcatgttttttttcttctctttatttGTTATCCTGCACGCACACTGCCCGAGGCGCACGCATGCTCCTGCTCCACCGTGCGCCACAATCACCCATGTCTCTTTTTATATAGGAGCAGATAGAATCATGCAATGGTGTCTCTGTTGGTCCAGTGCGCCCGGTCCACCCATCTTGAACAGCAATGGTCGCTGCACAGCACGGTGGGTCAATGGATGGATGGGCCTATCCAGGTGCATGCATCATATTCATACTTCCTTCATTCTAAAATATAGTATTTTCTCTATTCCCATGCTTTAACTTTCTAAAATTCAATtttaaccataaatttaaccaacgagaccgactgcgacaAAAGCAAAAATTATGCCGGTCGTCAAAGTtgcactatattttgaaatgaagggagtactacaCTTGCTCTTGGGTCCGCATGCAGAGCAGGCACAAGTACATGACATGTGGCCCATGGTACACCAGGTTCATTCATTCATTGAGCAGCCAAGGCACGGAATTCCAGGACAGCACACCATCCCATCTTTTGAGGGGAGGGGTGGCCAAAGAAAAAGAGAGCTGCTTACTATACTACTACTGGTAGTAGATCTagattaaaaaagaaaaaaaaatagtaaCACGTCCAGATCTCCTTGCAGACACCAaagatatcttcttcttcttcttcttcttcttcttcttcttcttcttcttctagataGAGGAATGAATCAATTTTGAAATACTACTAGTAGAAAAACAAGAGGATGTGAAAATGCTGACTCACCAAATAAAAAGGAGGCATATATATATAATTCATtcattcatccatccatccatagaGTACCTTCTTCACATTAACTAATTAGTATAATACTTGCTAGTATTTAGTATCTCTCCAAATAACTGAGATTGGTTTGGTTTGGTGGTCAGTTAtaacaaacagcagcagcagcagcagcagcaaggggttACATGATTCAGCATCCATCATTTTTgagcgcgctctctctctctcatcattACAaggagtaagaagaagaagaagaagaagaggaagaagaagaagctactgaAGAATTTGTACTGATCAAATGTGCCAGTACAAATCCCTCTCTGTTCACAACTTGCTTCATTCCCAAGGAGGAGACTAACATTAATAACTTACTTACTTAACCACATGATGCATCAtctaacctctctctctctctctactaacAGCA
The window above is part of the Triticum aestivum cultivar Chinese Spring chromosome 2A, IWGSC CS RefSeq v2.1, whole genome shotgun sequence genome. Proteins encoded here:
- the LOC123186876 gene encoding probable NAD(P)H-dependent oxidoreductase 1, with product MAAAGDDDLQLQHAAVPIPCVTLNTGHAMPVLGFGTGSSRAPADLPDTIVHAVRLGYRHLDTAAMYGTEPAVGVAVAEAVRSGAGGISSREDLFVTSKLGIPDARPGRVVPALRESLGRLGVDYLDLFLVHWPVAGDNPADKSTHTEFDMEGVWRGMEECHRLGLARSVGVSNFSAAKMERLLALAAVAPAVNQVELNVGWRQEKVREVCARHGVVVAAYSPLGAYGASWGSDAVMHSGVMHHVAAAKAKTVAQVALRWVYEQGVCFVARSFNKERLKHNMDIFVDWELSDEDKAMIATIPQKRACQGDYFVSPDGPYKSLEELWDGEI